The Pristiophorus japonicus isolate sPriJap1 chromosome 13, sPriJap1.hap1, whole genome shotgun sequence genome contains the following window.
CACCTTTGTGTGAGATGGCCCCAGTCTGGTTGTTGGCCACACAGCGGAATGGCTCAGCAAAACACAGACCCCAAGACAGTTAACAGCCTCAAGGAGATTCTATAATGGGGACAATGGGGATTTTGGACAAAATATACATGGACAGGCTGGATTCCAGGATGTCAGTGTAGTTGCTGCTACCTCTGGTACCTCAGTAATACACCAGGTcccgaataagaacataaggaataggagcaggagtaggccctacggcccctcgagcctgctccaccattcaataggatcatggctgatcattgacctcaactccactttcccacccggtctccatatcccgtgattcccctagactccaaaaatctagcgatctcagccttgaatatactcaagagactcagcatccacagccctctaaggcagagaattccaaagatccacaaccctctgagtgaagaaattcctcctcatctctgtctgaaatggcctaccccttatcctgagaatttggccctagttctagacacttcagccaggggaaacaacctctcagcatttaccctgtcaatcccttcagaatcttgtacgtttcaatgagatcacccctcatttttctaaactccagagagcaaagGCCCATTTTATACAATCTTACATCATAAGCTGAGGAAGCAGAAACTCCTGGCAAATGGAGTCCCCATCCCGAGCCCTCCCTTCTCGAAGTCATTGGTCCTGTAAGAGGGCAGGTGTTCTGGCCCTTACAAGGCCAACCGGGGGCTCCCAGAGTCGGTGGGACCAAGGCCCCTGCCTCGGTCTGCGATACTGCTGGAGTTAGAGTGGGTGGAAACCTTGAGTAGTGGTTCAACCACAAACTTTAAAGGACTATAGTACAGAGGGGATTTAGACATTAAAAGGGCCGACGCTCCCAGAGCAATCGATCACAGCGTGATTGATTGCAGAAAACAAGGCAGAGATTTAAAAACATTTATGTTTATATATTTGTTCTGCTGAGGCCATTGGCCACACTACACTTGCAAACAGGTGCTGCAACCATttcccacccccaacccacccgtGGGGGGCAAAGTGCCGCCAGCGGGTACACCGCCGGGCACTTGCCTAAATTATGCTTGTGACCCTGTCTTTGGAAAACCGACCGAGGTCAGGGGCAGAAGCCATGGGGCCAAGTTAGACACAAGTATTTTAGAGCCTTGTTGCACCATCATAGGGGCCCCAAGAGGAACATCTGCCCCTGGGTGTCCCAATGGAAAGTGTTCCGTGCCCCCAACACCAGCTAAAATTAAAATCAATGCTTCATAATATATAGAATGATATACATACGCCACCGAGGCTGCAGTGTCAGAGGGTtggggaggggcagtgccagtttTATTTCGTGACGTGTTCACGACCCAGCTTCAGCAAGCCACATGATCCGGCTTAATAGGTTTTGTACTTTTAATGTGATTTCCTCCTCCTCTCCACATATCTTTCCTACCAGAGCAACCTGGTAAACAGTGTAGAGGGGCAGCAGTGAAGGCCCATCTGGCTCTGCTCAGCAGGGTTGTGTACATCTGAGTAGGCCTCAGGCATTCATGACCCGGATCCCAATTCGGGCACTGGTAGCTTGAGTTATAAGGAAACTGAAAAATATTATTTTCTACCCATCCCTACTCATGGccctgtactttaaaaaaaaattcattcttgggttgtgggcgtcactggcaaggccagcatttattgcccatccctagtcgccctcgagaaggtggtggtgagtcgccttcttgaaccactgcagtccttgtggtgaaggtgctcccacagtgctgttatatagggagttccaggattttgacccagcgactatgaaggaacagcgatatatttccaaggcaggatggtgtatgacttggaagtGAAcgtgaggtggtggtgttcccatgcacctgctgcccttgtccttctcggtggtagaggtcgtaggtttgggagatgctgtcgaagaagctctgacgagttgctacagtgcaccttgtagataggACCCACTGCAGTCACTGTGTGCcagggctggagagagaggatgtggaGGTAGGGATGGGCagtcaatgctggccttgccacatcccggaacaaaaaaAGGATGTaacagttactgcacttcaaaaagtgatAAGGCGTCGTGTAAATGCAAATATTCTTTCACTGTTCTTTTTATAAGCCAGCTACTCTTAGTGTGGAAAAGTCATTCCTTGCGCAAAGTTTAGGCTGTGTTATAATCATGTCCCACTGTTCTCCCATCCTGTTTTTTTCTTTCCAAAATGACTCTCTAAAttcaaaaacttgcatttctatttttttttatttattcgtttgcgggatgtgggcgtcaccagcaaggccagcatttattgcccaatgttaattgccctttagaaggtgatggtgagccttaTACAGGCCATTTCAgcgggcagttaggagtcaaccacattgctgtgggtcttgaGTCACATAAATGGATAGACCAGGTaagagcagcagatttccttccctaaaggacatttgtgaaacAGATGGATTtttctgacaatccagtagtttcatggtcacaattactgatactagctttttttgtattccagatttatttattaactgaatttaaattccccagttgccgtgggaTCTGAACTCACATCTCCAAATCATTAGTCCAGTGACAGAACCATTATGGTACCATACCCATTCAGCTAGTGTTGAGGCTTTAATGCAACAAAATTCCCCAAGGTGCTTCTCAGAGGAGTGAGACTGACCGAGTGGAGAGTGACTCAGGAGAGTTGGCCAAAGTCACAATCTAAACGGCCGGGCAAAAATGGACGATACTGGATCAGCCGCCCGCTAGACACCCCGCctggttttcctttccattgatttcACCCCCAGTGAGGCAAAGACATTTAGGGGGGGAAATTCTAGAGGGTGGGCCCAGAAGACCAAGTGAGCAATGTTGAGAGAGTGGGATCCCCAAGAGCTCAGAGAGGCTGGACGGTAGGTCACAGGCTGGGCCTCGGGGCTGCAGCAAGTTGCAGAGGCAGGGTGAGACGAGgcggtggagggatttgtaaatgagcTCAAGCATGTTGAATTCAGTGGGTTGGGAGCCAGTGGGCATTGGCGAGGACAGGGGCTGATGGATGTGTGGGACCAAGTGCAGATCGGGGTGGAGAAGTTGAAGTTCTACAGGGAAAACGGGAACCGTATTCCCTGTGACCCTTGTGCTAATTGGAATAGATGTAAATTCTACACCTGTCTCCATAACTCAATGACCTGCAGAGCTCCCCAGAGAAGTGGCCAGTTCACTCACACTGTTTCTCTGGGGAAGGAGTGAGGAGGGAGTGTAGGGGTTCCACAGATTGCCCACTGAAGTTGCGGCTGGAGATCGGAGGTACCCCAGCGGGTGTTCAGCTTCATGTGTTGTGAACTTTGACATTAATAATATCTTACCGAATGTGGTGATCTGTACGAGTTAGAGGACAGTTCTGAAAGTTATCTCCCTCCTCCTCCAATCCTGTTAAAACCctcagggctagattttcccgAGAGCCCCCAATGCCCGATTGCCGCCTAGATAAATCGCTACTGTTTTGCAACtaacgctggtgagaatttccataattaaggtcaaaataatcgcccggcaagaaaatggatcttgcaccagtattctcggaGGTTTCTTGGCGGTTAAAGGTGAATCTAAGTGAAACTGGCGagtcttaaaatgtttttaaaaatttactccgagagtgggcctcaggaggggggggaaacttaaaaaaaaaatttcacaaaaaaagttaaaaaaacattcccaagatagttttacagttTATCACCAttttacaattttaaaaaaaagtaaagaacttaccttcctttgcagagtgctcacctaccgccctgtttaagcagctttcacagggcggttccctcggcgatctggacaggcttccgttgaggccaaacttacgccctattTCAAACTGATTAATGATGTGTTAAACAGTGCACAAACGCAGTTTGCCAGTGCCACAGAAATGCATTCTCACACCCATTATTGTCAGGGCATGAGACTTGGCACAGATCCCAATGACAATTCCTAGAGATTTCTTCTCtttgcattctctaccccagagggctgcagatgctcggttgttgagtatattcaaggctgagagcgatagatttctggactctaggggaatcaagggatatggagatcggacgggaaagtggagttgaggttgaagatcagccatgatctgaatggtggagcaggctcaaggggccgtacggtctactcctgctcctaattcttatgctcttattagcTGTGGTCCTATTTCCTGCCCCAATACTGTAAATTTACATAAAAGATTTCAGAAGCAATGAAAACGGTGGTTTTTGAGCAGAGCGGAGCGTTAACaaatgatttgccttcaacaacTCCCTTGCCCTAATCACGGAGCATAAATCTGAAAACTCTGGGGTAGTTTCCATGGCATTCTCCTGATCTCCCACCATACATGGACCTTTATACTGTTTCTCCAGGGTTTTCACTGAAGTTTTAGTGGGAGATATATTATTTCATTATTTATTTGGGATGTGGGCTTCattggcaaggttggcatttattgcctatctcatctgagtggcttgctaggtcatttcagagagcaattaagagtcaaccatgttggtgtgggactgaagcCAGACTAGGTTAGGctggcaggtttctttccctaaaggacttcagtgaatcagttgggttctgTGCCAAGTCACATGCCCTGGCAATAATGAGTTGGGTTTGATGACAATCGGACAgttttatggtcacttttactgataccagctttttactcCCAGATTCTttcttaaactgaattcaaattctcaaactgcccatgctgatatttgaactcatgttctctggatcACTTGTCCAGTAAAATAAGCAACTATATTATTGCACCCTCAAACAGATCAGGAGAAGCCTCATGGAAATTCCAGGTCTGTTCTTAGggaattgatgcatttaaggggaagctagataagcacatgagggagaaaggaatagaaggatatattaataGGCTTAGATGAAGAGTGTGGGAGCAGACTAATTTAGAGTTTAACATTGGCATAGACCAGTTACGCTGaatagcctatttctgtgctgtaaatttgatgtATTTCTAGGAATGAGTGATGTTATTACAAACCCGTTTTCCAGCAGTGTCAAGCAGATGACTTCCCTCACTCCTGGATTATTGACCTTGTCCAAGGTGAGGCTCTGAAGATTCCAACTGCCAATACGGACGACCTGCCTTCCATCAAAAACCCCGGTGAAGGCCTCAGCTGGAGGCCGAATGGAGGAGGTCGTATCCTGGACCCCGGGGTTCAGGCTCAAGTTTTGTAGGCTGTAGAAGGAGAGGATTGGATTGAGCCGGTCCCCTAACCGAGCGCACGAATAGGTGGAGACAGGTCTTGGAAGGGCAACGGTGAGCTTGGATCTGATGGGACTCAGTGAGAACACATCCATCCCGTTCACCTGAAGTAAATCGTTGACATGCTTGAAAGGCCCGTGCACGGAACGGTGACGAACGATACGATGGGCGAGGTCCTCGGTCATTCCCAGTGTGGCCGTGAGCTGTTCCTCCGAGGCACTGTTGATGTTCAGTTTGGTGGAAGAGAGCAGGTCGAAGCTTGAGAGGTTTCCGATGGACTGGGAGGGCTCACGGTCGCTCACACAAATCTCTGGCCTGATCTGCTGCAGCTTCGCGGCCCCGACTCCCGTCACCAGAGCCACGTCCTCGATCTTGCGGAACCCGCCGATCTTGTGGCGGTAGAGCACCATGTTGTGCGCCAGAGTCCGGTTGATCCCCTGCAGCGTcatcagctcctcctcggcggccgTGTTGACGTTGACCCGTCGGCAGGCCACCAAGGTGTCGGCAAAGTTGCATGCGGCGCTGAGGTGTGGCCCTCTCTGCCGCTTCCTGCCCAGCAGAAGCCGGGGTCCCGGGTCACTCTGTGGCCGATGGCAGCTCAGGGGGTAGCCCATTTTACTTTGCCTTTCCGCCTGAGAAATTCAAATGCACCATCATTAGGGCCTGTCAATTTAATTTACCAACACAGTGCAGAAGACACAGTGCAGTCAACCTTaactgaacgataggggagtcaaggtttatggggagcgggcaaggaagtggagctgaggccaagatctgatcagccatgatcttattgaatggtggatcaagctcgaggggccaaatggccgacccttgctcctatttcttaatggcACTAGAGCAGCTTTGTTCCATTTTATCAAGTAATGGACGGGGCACCAAGGTGGAGAAAAAAGCTTAGCAATAAACATACACCTTCCGACCTTAATCAGTGATATGGATGCATTGGATGAATTCCCTACCTCAGTGTCACCAGGTAGATAAAAGATAGGGAAGCAATTGATCTCGTTCCAGCACATCGCCCAGAAAGATCCTACAGTCCCTCTTCCATCACAGCATCTAACTGTTCCTTCAATGATTCCAGGGATTTTACTTTCACTATCCCACCCGGAAGCCCGTTCCAAGTACTGACCACACTGTAGGATAAATTCATTGATACCAAGCAAAAAGCAGGGAAGCGGGGATCGAAGGGAGTGTGGGTCGGAGGTGTGGCTACAACACAGCAGCTCCGATTCACTCTCCCTTTGAATGAACTTATTTTTGTGTGTAAAATCCTTGATATTGGTCCGAAAGTTGCATTTTACATGTTTGAACCTGCACCGTTTGTCCTGCTGTCACTTAGTGTGTCCACTACTTTGCAGCAGATAATTACAGGGCTTCCACCAAGGGTCCTATGGCCACTATTCAAGAACAATAAGAAGGAAATGCCTAGTTGTTTAAGAGTAAGTACACAGTGTTCCTTATAGGAACCCTGCACTAAATCTTCCCTTTCAAAGCATGCGGACATCAGATTTTACAGAGTGAATTGGGGAGACTCAGTCAGTTCATCAAGCCCACTCCTGTCAACaataataaaaacttgcatttatatagcacctttaacatagtaaaaagtccaaaggcgcttcacaggagcactatcaaacaaaatttgataccaagccacatgagGTATTAGGGCAGTTGACCACAAGCTTCGTCAAAGTGGTTTGGTataaggagcgtcctaaaggaggaaagagaggaagagagatttagggagggaattccagagcttaagacctcgggagctgaaggcacggccaccaatggtggagcgattaaaatcggggatgctcaagagggcagaatgatgTAATAAGGGGAGAGCAGAACAGGGAGTAACAAGACCAACAGTCATGTGGTAGGGTCTTTAGTTACAATTAGTGACTGGAATCTAAACATAATAAACTCTGTAATTGCAGCTCTCCTGTTACATTCCCCGCTCCCagctgaatcacctgcaggttaaacctTGATAAGCCAAACCCTTGACAATAGGCGTTTTGCAGTGCAGCTGGTCTCAGTGGTGTGGTTTTCCTTCTGTTGACTGCACTCCCATATTGAGAGCCAGATTAACAATTCTTGGGGTACAGAGCACTTTCGGGACCCCTCCACACTCCCTCGCACAACCACCCTCCACCgcaccccccattccccccccccccccacctcacgctCTATTAAAATACAAACATGCAGTAAGAAATAGTGCTGCAGAATGTTTACACACTGCACTAACAATAATATTTTGATCTAGTGGGTAATTGGCCCTTCCAACATGGACCCAGATTTCAGGCAACGAACAGTATCAAGAGCTGTGAAAATGTGGATCTATGAATCATCAGTCGTGTTAAGGCTTGCTTGTTCCCGCAATAGATCCCGTTCCACTTAATTAAAAAATTGCTGCTCTTTTCAGAGAGTGACGTCAGCGTGCTGCGCTCTCCCTGCCACGTAGTCAGTCGGTTAGACCACGATTGTACTGTCAGCTTCCACTGTGTGGGCTCAGCGTTGATGGCTGTAACCCAAAAGTAAACTAGGCGGCTGGGGCGAAACCCCGGAAATCCCTCCCtctcaccattgtgggagcaccatcaccacaaggacatcagcggttcaaggagaaggcccaccaccgccaccttctcggggcaactagggatgggcaataaaagcagcCTTGCCAGCGCTGCCCACAGAATTATTTTTGAAATGGCTGCGGCTGGTAGGCCCGGTACGAATCCAGGCCAGTTGCTTTGTGAGCTACAGCCAGCTGTACTTGAGCTCTGTGTTGGGGTGGACAGTCTCACAGAGATTAGCATGAAAGAAAAGCAGCTTGTAACGCTGGTAGGTTCGCTGGGTAATGCAAACACCCAATTGCTTAACATCGCACAAACACAGGGAACCGGCTCCTTTGAAAGAAAGATGagaaataactttcatttatacagtgcctttcatgacctcaggacatcctaaagctctttataaccaattaagtacttttgaagtgttagaATGTAGGGAAACACgttaaccaatttgcgcacagtaaaatatcacaaaaaacaattaaataactgcgcagatcatctgttttaggtgttgattgaagaataaatgttggccagggcacaggaagaattcccctgctcttcttcaaatcttttacatctatctgggaggacagacgcaacctctgtttatcatctcatccaaaagacggcacctccaacagcgcagtgctccctcagcaccgcaagaAGTGTTGGCTTGGATTTCGTGTTCAAGTCGCAGGAGTGAGGtttgaacccacaatgttctgactcagaggtgagtgtttgCTCTTCAGCAGCAGGTGATGTTTAAAATGTATTGTACTTGCACATTGGTAGCTGAACACTGGAGGCCTCTGTGATAGGAGTAAGCACTTTGTTACAATTATACCACAGGGCTTCCCCTTATATTGTTTGATATATAAAGCGAATATTCCAGAGACTGAAATAAAAGCAGCCATTACATCACCACATCAACTTGAGTGTCTATTGGATATAACAGTGTTAACTTGGGTTAACAGATTCTTTGCATCTAATGTTGCCTTCTGCTGTGGCTTGGTGCAGTGCAGTCCTGAAAAATTAACGCAAAGCTCACTCTGCCTCGCTCCACTGTTTCCTATTTGAAATCGCCGGCCTGTCTCTTGAAGGGTGGCTGGATCCATGGAGGAGTTGGTTCCAAGGCCACAAAAATGGGTACCCATTGCCAGCCAAACAAGGTAGGTCGGGCAGTTTACACTGGCGAGTGTGGTCACCCTCTCAAAGTTCACACCCACAaacgatgagagattgggaaatgttggtgttcagtgggacctgtgtgtccttatgcatgaatcactgaaagttaacatgcaggtacagcaagcaattaagaaaacaaatggtatgttggccttcattacaagaggatttgagtagaagagtaaagatgtcttactgaaattatatagggccctggtgagactgcacctggagtaatgtgtgcagttttggtctccttgcctaaggaaggacttatttgctattgagggagtgcaacgaaggttcacc
Protein-coding sequences here:
- the LOC139278147 gene encoding endonuclease/exonuclease/phosphatase family domain-containing protein 1-like is translated as MGYPLSCHRPQSDPGPRLLLGRKRQRGPHLSAACNFADTLVACRRVNVNTAAEEELMTLQGINRTLAHNMVLYRHKIGGFRKIEDVALVTGVGAAKLQQIRPEICVSDREPSQSIGNLSSFDLLSSTKLNINSASEEQLTATLGMTEDLAHRIVRHRSVHGPFKHVNDLLQVNGMDVFSLSPIRSKLTVALPRPVSTYSCARLGDRLNPILSFYSLQNLSLNPGVQDTTSSIRPPAEAFTGVFDGRQVVRIGSWNLQSLTLDKVNNPGVREVICLTLLENGIKLLAIQEVLHEDALDKICLELEKPTIATVQEWKGDRGSWKYVVLDTPPGQEKQEVERVAFLWDSSSGLELDRAISLEKLLEQDNGHQPYSQPLLGRFTMGALPLNLINVHLKAKQRPGVMSGIPHKPLEMSRLRPHLADQKQLIILGHFGLQPDAIEFNVLRENCFQHCVPSDTFTNISSKNKNGEDSQDNIWWNQQAQVAYTGRWGVIRQGLSSPWIPNGWKWGGIVSQHCPVWIEFFIDEKHTGNIVLH